TGTGCGTGTTGCAAGTAATTATTCTATGACCGGCtcaaattaattaacaaaataaatgaaaaaagttGCATAATTACCCGAGGAACCAACATGTCCATGGCTGCAACAGTCTTCCCATCATCATTTTTCCGCATATAGAATGCTTTGATTTCCTGAAGAACTTCAAAGCATTATTTCCAGAtcacaaataaaaattcaaatatttgtTTCTGCTAGAGAGAGCATGGAGGAGGGGAAGGACATGCCTTTGGATAGTCTCTAATTATTACTGGGCATCCACCAAAAGCCTCTTCAGTTATGTAACGTTCATGCTCACTCTGCAAATCACATCCCCATTTGACCTAAAAACATTCAAAGTGAGCAAGATTATGTGTACAATTCACATCCACACTGAAATGATTATGTGAACCATGGCTTTTCACAGAAGAGAGACTATTACTGGGAACTCAAATTTCTTATTTGCTCTAAGAAGAAGGTCAATTGCATCAGTATAAGTCAACTGCACAAAGTCCTTCTCAGCCACATCCTGTTAATCAAGCAAAGATGTTTTCTATAATCAGAGCTCAAAAGATAGATGATGTCTTTGAAATTACATTTACAGCCACGTCAAGAACCAAAGCATAAGATAAAAAACAGATCTAACAGAAAGGTTTAATAAGGATAAGTTACACTGAGAGCTCATACACTCAATCGATCAATTATTCCTTTCTCAATCCAAGTATTGAAGAAGTTCATGTCTTCCTTGCAGTTTTCAAGGATATGTCTCACcttccaaacaaaaaatataaaatcatttTTAACCAGTGAAGAATTTCAACCACGTGCATGGGTAGGCATGGTTTCCTGAAGAATTTTTAATTCATGATGCATAAGAAAGGTAACATACTACATACTGGAGATAGGCAGTGGCACAGGCCATGTCATCATTTAGATCAGCAAATGCAAGCTCTGGTTCAATCATCTTAAACAACGGAaaggagagagaaggaaaaatgTAAGATACTTTGTTGTAATGCATGGAACCATAGGCATTAAACTCAGGAATCAACAAAAAGGCATTAAGTGATAAAACTATCGTATAAGTTCAAAGTTTAAACAGTGAATTCTTACCCAAAATTCAGATAAGTGCCTAGAAGTGTGAGAATTTTCTGCTCGAAATGTGGGACCGAATGTATACACCTACCAAAAGTAGACAGGGACATAGGAAAAAGAATTATCATTGTTTTCATCACCAATTCGAGAACAGAACAAGGAAACATAGGGCAGAAAATATATACATCTGACAGAGCTGTAGCATATGTTTCACCATTAAGTTGGCCAGAGACGGTCAAAAAAGCTGGTTCACCAAAAAAATCCTgataaagaaacaaagaaaaaaattacaccTATTGTAATTAAGATATCTAAGTAACAGATGTCTTTGATCAtggttaaaagttaaaacaatcCCAGCTTCTTGTCCTATATAAAAAGATTGATGAATCTTGGCATGCTTTTGAGCTGTTGACTTCATATaagtatgaaaaatatggaTATTACTAACCTGTGACCAATCTATTAACCCCTCCTTTGTTTTTGGAATGGCATCCAGATGAGAATCAGCAGCATCTCGAGAGCTCGGAATCCGTTTATTTTGcccaaaaaaatcccaaaaaacaTAAGTATATCACTGAGCTAAAAGCATATACTATAATACTCCCCAACCAACCATTATATCATATTTAGTATTTACCACAATAAAAGCAATAACCTCTTGGTCATGTGATTTGAATCATATGTTGTGTTTGATCATAGCAACAATGTATATTAATGCAcacatttttttctaaataatgCAAGACTGATAAAATCAAATACACCTGAAAATAGCTGTACTAGTATATTAACAATTCATTTGGTAATCTAAATATAATActttgattgaaaaataaaaattattctaAGCTATAGTAAATACCAGAGTGGTTACACAGAACTGTTCACCCGCTCCTTCACAATCAGAGGCTGTGATGATAGGACTTGAGACCCAAACAAATCCATTTTCTTGAAAAAATTTGTGTGTTGCATAAGCCAAGGCATTCCTCACTCTTGCAACCTAGAACAATCACATATGCGTAAGATACCGGCTTACCTTACTGCTTCAAAATTATTGTTCACAGATACAGATATGTCACTGAAGAATATGTTCAGGGTGCTTGGATCAAAATCGTGCCTAAAGGCAACAATGCAATGGGACAAAGATAGTAGAAGTGAGCAATTTGGACTGAAGCTTAAGTCCACCAAGCCTGAGGGGTATAAGTTGTAAGGCCATTTAATGATCATACCATGCTCGGACTTCAATTAAAAAACCAGTCTAGAGCAAAGTAGATGCAATTATTTTGAGTAAAATTTGTCTTGCCAAAAAAGAGCTCAACTCTTCAGAGCTTTGGACTTTGGACATCAAGAGGAAGCCAAACCTTTGGGCCAGACTCCAGAGTGTGTTTAGCCTTAGTCGTCAGAACTTGAATCACCTCCAATAGTGTCACGAATAAATTGTATTCATAGCTAGAATATCATTTGGAAAGGGCAATGGATACAACCAATATCGAAAAACAAAAGCAGAGCTGTTGAAAtagaatgtttgaactttgaattgatattattcTAAGATTCTAGTTGAAAAGGCATCCCATACTGATCAAAGGTGCCCCTGCTTGTCAAATACACATTAGCATAATTTGATGGCATGATATAGAAGAAAAGTTTAAAATGAGTGGcaaaagtggaaaaaaaaaagaacagaaaaagaCACAAATACACCCAACTAATTTATAATATCACTTTCGTTCTACATTGCAGAAATGCATGGGGAAGAAAGATAATAGCATATTTTACTCAGATGTAGCAAAATCCTACCGCACCAAATGTGTTAGTTCTTGGACGAAGATGCGCTTTAGTTCTTAAAAATTCTCTGCTGACCCTTTTCTTCTGAATGGGAAAGGAGGGATCGCACTTGCCAACCTGAATAAGTATAGACATATGGTAACAAGTTGCTAAGAGCACGATTCACATAATATGCACAATGGAAAACACAAGACAATAGGAACAGTCGAGTCCTATAACCTGAAGACCACATTTTGTAATCCCCAATAATTGTAGCCATCTTAATTATTGCAACCACAAAACACATGCACTGATATAGGAGTGTAAGAATTTTCATAACCATGACATTGCCTAAATCACATATCCATGTGAGCACAGAtttcacaaaaaataataacaaccaCAAACATGTAGTCCTCTTAAAGTACTAGGACAAAATAAAGCTGATGACATTGTAAATCAAACAGGGGAGGAAATTTTGGTAGTAGAAATTAagtcaaattgcatcaaatcaAGTGGATCATGAAAGAGCGAAAAGCACCACCATACCACAACAATTTTGTTGACCTTCAATTCCACTTTTTGCTTTGATCCTTGGCTCTCCACAACAGTCCCTTGTACCCATATGGATGCACCAGTAGCGATCAGTCCAGATTCTACCTATTAATGAGCTCCAAAACTTGAATGAGTACAATATATAAGTTGCCAAAAACCACATTAAAATACTGGAAAAACCATACTCTCAGAATGAATTCTTTATCTTTAAACTATCCACACTCCTATCAAGTATAGTATAGCAAGAAAAATCAACAACGACTAAACAAATTAAACTGAATACGCATCAAGTCGAGATAGCAAATGCAGGTGTGaattagggggaaaaaaagagcaTTGTTTTGATACCTGATCGTAGCCTTCAGCATCTGAATCTACCACACATTGCATGTTCGAAAGGCACGAGCCATCATTAATCTACATTAGATTCTGCTATCTCAGCAACCAAGCAAATACACCGCAATCAAAACAAGATATATGAAAATACCTGCTATCACGGCGTACCTCGATAAATGTAATGCTACTCTGGACCCGAACAGTCCGAACCCAGCCTGTAACGGGAAGTATCTGCCCTAGCCGGTCCAGACCTTCATCGGGACCGCCTTTTATATCAACGACCTTCAATTTCTTCCTGAACTCCCCGACTTTGCTTGTCCCCGTGTCACCGATCGATTTCTCGTTAAATTCCGGCATTTTCCTCTCTCTGGCATGGAGAGCTCCGGTAACTACAGCGGAGAAGAATCTCCGGCCGGAAAATCGGGACGGCCGGAAAATAATTGGAGTGAACGCATGGTAATTTGAGAGGATTAGGGGAATTGTGGAGAAGAACCGGAGGGAATTGTAGGGTCTTAACCGGAGAGAAATGGCCGGCGCAAGAGCCGCCGCCATATATTTGGTGGGATAGTGTCGGATTCTTTGCTCTTGCAGGGCCCCTGTATAAATCTTTACTTTGGGAGGGAGCGTAAACCTCAAAGTCTCACAAACTGATAACTCTTGCCTTTACAATGTGATCCCTGGAGTGTGAGATTATTGTAAAAAGCATATGTTCTCGTATATTTCAATTCATTCTCTCTACTTTTTATTAAACGCAAACATTACCCAGCTTTTGACCCATATCTAAAGTTTTGAGAGTTGATTTGTGATTTGTCCATGTCTGAAAATAGATGATTCTAGACCAAAACCTAAGACATaattagggatgacaaaaaaaaaaatgactcgCGTGTTATCTGAAGGGTACCGATTATTTTAAAACTCAAAAAATCGATCCTATAGGATTTAGAAACGATttcgattttgattttcaaacccgtcacaTATTTAGGTAGGGTTTGGTTTTTAATGTTAGGTTTAAGGTACCCGAAtagtttgataaaaaaaagttaaatataaTACTAGGATgccaaattataacatgataaatcatattaaataaaataacataagtTAATGATAAATCATACATTCATACTATAATAACACGATAATTcagattataataaaaaaataattgaattatatatttatataatagtACTAATAACAATATAAATTATACTAATTTGAATTGTTATTAtaagataaattatatattaatattaatagaaTCATACTTAATTATTATTCTGTTATTTTAtaatgtttttactttttaatgcaTGATTTGTGTTTCACGTATGAGTTTGGATTGGGTTGGATTTTAGATTTGTGGGTTTAGAAATGATCATCAaatcatttatgaaaaaaaagtaaaacaataAATGGGTAGTTAACGATTTTGAAACGGTTTCAGTTTTAAAaatctaaatatttttttaagtagTTTTAGTATAAAATATCTTAAATAGAAAGAGTCTATTTACTTTAATTAGAAGACTACTCGATCCGTTGTAACTTGTAATCCCTACACAATGGCTTGCTTTCGAGGAAAAAAAGGTCTTGGGCTTATTTAGACATTTGTATTTTATTACATGAATTTTTTCGGTTCATTTTTCCtgagaaatttaaaaatatCTTTGATGTTATTGACGCCATTTGACGGTCCATACGAAAAATAGAATGAGCACTAGGTAGCTATCCGAAGATTCCGAACGTGGAGAGAACCTCCGGTTAACCCCACGCAATTGGAAGTTTTGTTGGGGGTATTTGGGTATCCGGATTCCGCAATTGGTTCCGGAGAGACAGAGAAAGAGCGTGTACAGTCGAGAGACGCTGTTCTAAGGAGAGAGAGATTGGTGAAGTCATGGCCAACCAAACCGATGATTTAGACGCCCTGCTTGACAGTAAGTTCCAATCTCTCATCCTTTTCTTTCCCTTAATTCCTTTTCTCATGTGTGAATTCAACTTCTTGTTTAATCAGGTGCCTTGGATgatttccaaagcctcaaccTCTCTAATTCTCAACAAAGGTACCTTCTTTATGAGCAAATGTGTTCTTGTGTGCATATATGCCATTTGGTTCTGTTAATCTATCTGAATAAGTGGTTGTTTGTGGGTTATTGTTCACTCACAGGAGTGAAGGGGATGGTGCAGAGAGCAGAAAGGAGTCTGCTTTGTTGCCAAAAGGGGTTCAAGGACTGGGGATGGGATTGCCGGACTTGAAGAGCAAGAAGAAGGGGAAGCAGAAGGTTTCAAAGGATGCCCATGTGGCAGAGGCGCTTGACAAGCTCAGGGAGCAGACTAGGGAGGCTGTTAAAGGAGTGGAGTCGGTGACCAGTGCCCAATTGGATGATTTCCCTAAGGATGAAATGATGGAGGATTGGGTCAAGCAATTTGAGGAGCTTGCTGGCTCACAGGTAGTTTGCTTTATTTTAGTTTCATTCACAGCTGATTGGGTTTACGAGCATGCAACTAGTGGAAAATCTTATTGCGGGCGTAGGTCGTTAGTAATTTTCCTCAAACGTTAGTGGACAATCCATGGTTATAGTTTTATACTGATGGGTTTAGGGTACTGGCTTActgaattgattttcttttgtatttagTTGTTTGGTTGTGCTTTTTATGTGTTTTAATTTCGGAATTCTATTgtcaaatgaaatattttatgGGCTTTCTGAAAGTTCTTGTGCTAATGTGCATGGGTAGGCCTTTAAgtatttttattgatttgatcAAGATTTGTCTAGGACTATAGGGTATATATTCTTTGTTGTGAGTGGATCACGGACATTAGTATTTCCATATATCGCCTCTCTTTCTTTGTCAGGGAACCATACCAGTGTTTTTGTGACACAATTACTAATAAAACTGACTTGCGCTTCCACGAGTGTAAGGCTGTAAGTATGTGAATTTGGATCCGAGTATGGGAACAAAAGAAATGACTACTGTTATAACCACACTACCCTCATCGTTCTTCTACATGATATCTTTGAGCTTTATTAGGTAAATGCAAGTCTAAGCAGTAGCGGAGCCACGAATTTTCCTTCGGTGGTGCCAGACTAATAAATCTGTGGTTCTCAAACTTACCGATCAATAATATTACTAGAGTAGGTTTCATTTGTTAGTGGCAATTATCGTTCTACGCATATGCTTCCACttattatttagtgttcttataaaaaataagaatttttttccattcaaaaaacagAAGATTTTTTTGCCATAGAAGAGAGCACGAAAATTATATTGAGTAAAGAAAAAATTCGGAATGAAAGGAGAGCCCTTATATTGTGATTTTATTGAATAAGTAAACGGAGAACAAATTAAACTGATAAGACCCAAAAAAAGGTAAGagacaaaataaagaaaataggatgaatctattttttaatttttagtaataataaaattcataatttttttttatgtatgcctaatttgaattttgaagattgaattAATGTTGCCTTTGTAATACACCTAcaatataaaagaaaagaatcaacaaaatatgatatacattaatatatatatgatatatatagaaaatatttCGAGAAGATTTGGGATGGCCCCTACTAGGCTACGTCCCCTGCCCCTGAGTGAACTGTGTAAAATTGTGATGTAATTACGCTGTTGCAAACTATGCTTGTAGGTTGAAAGGAGTTTGAATTGGGAGTTATAGTGCTTCTTAATAATTATACCATTGTATCCACTTTACCTgtaatttatttacttttttaaatGGTAGCTCACCATCCTTGTTTAAACCAACGCAATCAGTCCTTGTTCCCAAAACCATTGCTTGAGGTGATAATGATGTATTTCCCCTTCCACCGTGGTTTAAATGGAAGTTAACAGCTCTTCTTCCTCTAATGCTACATTTCTATTCCTTACTTGTGGATGTCTTTGCATATTGTTCCATCTCCCAGTTTGCTCACAGATTTCTTTTTATTGGGCTTTAGTGTCTAATGCTTGATTTAAACCTTTTTTTGGGGAGGAAATGTCATTACTGTTATTTCATAATCTGCGTGTGTGTATAGTTTATTACATTTTCCTTAAGAGTGAGAAAATTATATGCGGAAATTTCACATATGAAGGGACTCAACCTTCCATTGTCTTTTAATTGTTACAAGCTACCAAAGGCAAAAAGCGGCtacttctttgatttttttaatttgttaatggTAAGTTTTGATAATGCCACATTTTATGTGCACTAATGTCATTGGATAGAGATTTTTTTCCATATGAAAGGTAATGGGAGTCTATTTTTGAATGGTCTTCACTAGTTTCTGCTAACATTTTTAAATTTGGCTGAAGATGATAACCACTTTATTTGATAGCAGGAACTTCTCACATAGTAGCATCATTAGAAAAGTTTGTGCTTGGACTTAATGTCTGTCAAACTTCGGCCGAATTTCTCCGGCCAAAGAAACTAGGGACCAGACTATGTGTTGCTTGAGTGTTTGCAAAACATTGGACTTCTTTTCTTCTATCTTGGAGAATGATTTGCATGGTTTTGTGGTCTGTGCCTTTAGCTTTtggattctcttcttctattaAGACTTTTCAATTCGCGAGTTTCAGAATATCTTGGAGAATAAGTACTCACTTTCCCTTGATTTGATTATATTGGCTAGGATATGGAATCTATTGTGGAGACCATGATGCAACAGCTTTTGTCTAAAGAAATTCTTTATGAACCCATGAAGGAAATTGGAGAAAGGTATCCAAACTGGTTGGAAGAGCGTAAAACCAGTTTGAGCAAAGAAGACTATGAACGTTACTGCCGTCAATATCAGCTCATAAAAGAACTTAATGATGTTTATGACAATGATCCCAGTAACTTCGCCAAGATTGTTGAGCTAATGCAAAAAATGCAAGAATGTGGCCAACCACCAAGTGATATCGTGCGCGAACTTGCTCCTGATTTTGATTTGGCTAGTCTTGGTCAAATGTGAGTACTTACACTTTCAGTTCTTGAAACCGTCTAAATCATTTAGCTATTTTCAATTGATAGCATGTAATATAATCGGTTTTCATGCTCTGCCATTGCTCATCTCTTCTTTAGTTACTATTAATATTATTGGAGTGGATAAAAGGGATAAGCCAACAAGGATGAAAGACTCAATTCATTTCTAAAGAACTGACCTTGAGCTTGAGCAGAGCTTgattgagctacaaaaacataaaCTCGAGCTCAAATCATGTTTTAGTCCGAGTTAGAGCTTGCACTTTCAGTCCAACTAAGAGATTCAGCTAAGCTCAACCAAACCTTCTATTAAATATAACTTATTGGAAGTGGCGTGAACTCTCTCAAATGTAGAATTTTGCCATGGCTATGATACGTCATTGTGTGTAAATGTACTTCTATTAAACTTTGTTTTATACAATCTAAGTCCCCATTAAATTATATAGGTTCTCTTGAGCCTACAAATGATAATTTCCTAAGCTCGTGCTCGGGTCTCCTTATTATTTGAGTTTTATAGTAGGCTTTCGTATGGTTCGTTTGCAAAAATGAACAGAGCTGGAGATAAGCTCGTAACGAGTAGTTTGTGAGTGACTGGCCGGGgcaatttttgttttcctagTCAAGATTGATGGTTCATCAGTGTGCTTCTGGGGATAGATGAAATTAGTAAATTGGTATTTTAGTTTCATGTATCATCATACACTAATACACTATCTAGAATTTCCATTTCTCTGTGTATACACTTACACTTTCCTTGAAATTTTTTCTGTTctagaataaaaatattattttgccTTGTCAGAATGGATTCATATTTAGGTGCATCGAATATGTGTACGCGTTTCTTTCCCACGTGTCAGGCGCTGATGAGTATATTTCCTTGCAGAACACCGGGGATGCTCGAGTCACAAGGAAATTGCTGTATAATGTGAAGTTCTCGTTGGTCCGATCAGTTTCTTGTTCCCATTGCTTTTCCTTCATTTCATGGAATATTCTTTTTATGATATACTATTGAGAAAGATCAAAGAAGTGATCTTCTGCAAATTTCAGGTACTGTAAGTGGCAAATTGGTAAACAATTAGGTACTTTCATGTTAAGCTTGAGTGAAGCGGGGGAAGAACTTGAGAGAGCCTTTTAAAGTTCTTACTGAAAATTGCTTTTTATTTGGTTGGATTTCATGCTTTTATTACTGTGCTAAATAGTTCTATATTCTCCATATTGTGTCATACTTTCtgtgtataattttttttcaaggtTTTTGAGACAGTGATGATAAAATTTGAGCCCAAACTGCCAactgttgggccaacaaagcctatttatttagtatttacaCACACAGCACTACAGCCAACGCACTAAACTTCCTGCAAAAAAATGGTTGAATGTAGCCATAGAGCGAGGAGGCACTGATGaataggggtcaccatttggttCGGGTTTGGCCTGACCCCTTGGGAGGGCCTGGACTCCATTTTTGGGGTCGGGCATGGCTCGAAGCCCGACACCTCTGACCAATTTTGACCCGGCCCGAGCCCTATTCAAGCCAGACATtatttgtgtatatgtgtatatatataatgtatgtatatatataat
This DNA window, taken from Tripterygium wilfordii isolate XIE 37 chromosome 20, ASM1340144v1, whole genome shotgun sequence, encodes the following:
- the LOC119986571 gene encoding asparagine--tRNA ligase, chloroplastic/mitochondrial-like, translated to MAAALAPAISLRLRPYNSLRFFSTIPLILSNYHAFTPIIFRPSRFSGRRFFSAVVTGALHARERKMPEFNEKSIGDTGTSKVGEFRKKLKVVDIKGGPDEGLDRLGQILPVTGWVRTVRVQSSITFIEINDGSCLSNMQCVVDSDAEGYDQVESGLIATGASIWVQGTVVESQGSKQKVELKVNKIVVVGKCDPSFPIQKKRVSREFLRTKAHLRPRTNTFGAVARVRNALAYATHKFFQENGFVWVSSPIITASDCEGAGEQFCVTTLIPSSRDAADSHLDAIPKTKEGLIDWSQDFFGEPAFLTVSGQLNGETYATALSDVYTFGPTFRAENSHTSRHLSEFWMIEPELAFADLNDDMACATAYLQYVVRHILENCKEDMNFFNTWIEKGIIDRLSDVAEKDFVQLTYTDAIDLLLRANKKFEFPVKWGCDLQSEHERYITEEAFGGCPVIIRDYPKEIKAFYMRKNDDGKTVAAMDMLVPRVGELMGGSQREERLEYLEERLDELKLNRGSYWWYLDLRRYGSVPHAGFGLGFERLVQFATGIENIRDAIPFPRTPGSAEF
- the LOC119986694 gene encoding peroxisome biogenesis protein 19-1-like, which codes for MANQTDDLDALLDSALDDFQSLNLSNSQQRSEGDGAESRKESALLPKGVQGLGMGLPDLKSKKKGKQKVSKDAHVAEALDKLREQTREAVKGVESVTSAQLDDFPKDEMMEDWVKQFEELAGSQDMESIVETMMQQLLSKEILYEPMKEIGERYPNWLEERKTSLSKEDYERYCRQYQLIKELNDVYDNDPSNFAKIVELMQKMQECGQPPSDIVRELAPDFDLASLGQITPGMLESQGNCCIM